The Streptomyces vinaceus genome contains the following window.
GCTGTGATCCGTCCATCCGTCCCGCACCCCTTCACATCTGACTGAGTGTCAGGAATCATGCGGGATCGACGGCCGTCACACCAGGGGGAGCCATGCCGGAACTCGATCCCGCCACCACCGCGCTGCTCACCGTCGAGTGCCAGAACGGCGTCGTCGGGGAGGAGAGCGCCCTTCCGGAACTCGCCAAGGAGGCGCGGGACTCGGGGATGCTGGGACGGGTGGCCGCGCTGGTCGGGGCCGCGCACGCGGCCGGCGTACAGGTGCTGCACGCGGTCGCCGAGCGGCGCCCCGACGGACTGGCGGCCAACGACAACGCGCGGCTGTTCCGGGCCGCCGGGAAACTGCCCGTCCGACAGCTGTCGGGGAGTGCGGCGGTGGAGGTGGCGGCCCCCATCGAGGTGGCCGGAAACGACCTGGTGGTCCGCCGGCTGCACGGGCTCTCGCCGATCGCCGGCACCGACGTGGACGCGCTCCTGCGCAACCTCGGCATCCGCACCCTCGTCGTCACCGGGGTCTCCTCGAACATCGCGATCCCGAACACCGTCTTCGACGCCGTGAACCTCGGATACCGGGTCGTGATCCCCTCCGACGCCATCGCGGGGGTGCCCGCCGCGTACACCGCCGAGGTGATCCGCAACGCGCTGGCGCTCGTCGCGACCGTCACCACCACCGAGGCCCTCCTCGCGCAGTGGGCCCCGGCCTGACCGGTGGGATCCCCGCGCCGGCCCCCGTAACCTGGGCTGATGCTGTCCGAAGTGATCGCGACCCGTTACGTCACGCCCTTGCGTGAGGGCGGCTCGCTCCCGGGGATCGTCGAGGCCGACGACCTCGGTACCTACGTCATGAAATTCACCGGAGCCGGCCAGGGGCGCAAGACCCTGGTCGCCGAAGTCGTCTGCGGGCGCCTCGCCCAGCGCCTCGGCCTGCGGGTCCCGCGGCTGGTGCAGATGCAGCTCGACCCCGTGATCGGGCTCGGCGAGCCCGACCAGGAGGTCCAGGAGCTGCTCAAGGCCAGCGGCGGACTCAACCTCGGGATGGACTACCTGCCCGGGTCGATCGGCTTCGACCCGCTCGCCTATCAGGTGGACCCCGCCGAGGCGGGCCGCGTGGTCTGGTTCGACGCGCTGATCAACAACGTCGACCGGTCCTGGCGCAACCCGAACATGCTGGTCTGGCACGGTGACCTCTGGCTCATCGACCACGGCGCCACCATGATCTGGCACCACAACTGGCCCACCGCCCAGAGCGCCGCCGCCAAGCCGTACAACGCCTCCGACCACGTCCTGGCACCCGTCGGACCGGACATCGCGGCGGCCGCCGCCGCGCTCGCGCCCCTGGTGACGCGGGAGCTGCTCGACGAGGTCGTCGCCGACGTGCCCGACGAGTGGCTGGTGGACGAGCCCGGCTTCGACTCCACCGACGCGCTGCGCCGCGCCTACGTGGACGTGCTGCTGCCGCGCGCGGCCACGATCCACGAGAGGATCTCGATGGAGGCCGAGGTGAAGCCCCGGTCGGGTCCCCCCGGCTGGCTCGCCGACCGCCTCGACCCCCGCCCCCGGAAGAACAAGAGCGACAACGAGTGACCAAGCGGGACGTGTTCGAGTACGCGCTGGTGCGCGTGGTGCCCCGGATGGAGCGCGGCGAGTGCTTCAACGCCGGCGTGATCGTCTACTGCCGGGCCCGCTCGTACGTGGCCGCGCGCACCCACCTGGACGAGGCCAAGCTCCTCGCCCTGGACCCGAAGGCCGATGTGCCGGGCGTACGGGCGGCCCTGCGTGCCGTCGAGGGAGTGTGCAGCGGCGGCGAGCTGGCCGGCCAGGCGGCGGGCGACGACGCGGGCCGCCGGTTCCGCTGGCTGATCGCCCCGCGCAGCACGGTGGTGCAGCCGGGCCCGGTGCACACGGGCCTGACGGCCGATCCGGAGGCCGAGGTGGAACGGCTGCTCGACCTGCTGGTCCGGTGATCCGCTGATCGTACGGGGCGCCGGGAGGCGATCCGTACGACGGTAGCCGCCGCCTCGGGGAGCCCTGGAGGCGGCGGCCGTTGACACCGGGTGCCAGGGCTCCTAGCGTCTCCTCAGCTGAAGCTACTAAGCGGTTGCTCACCTACGGGTGGCCGCTGACGAGGATTCCGAGGGCGAGGAGATCCACCATGTCCACCACCGAGCAGCGCGTCGCGATCGTGACCGGGGCGGCCCGGGGCATCGGCGCGGCCACCGCCGTACGCCTGGCCGCAGAGGGCCGGGCGGTCGCCGTACTCGATCTCGACGAGGCGGCCTGCAAGGACACCGTCGAGGCGATCACGGCGGCCGGCGGCAAGGCCCTGGCCGTCGGCTGCGACGTCAGCGACGCGGCGCAGGTGGAGGCGGCCGTCGAGCGGGTCGCGAGCACCCTGGGCGCGCCGACCATCCTGGTCAACAACGCGGGCGTGCTGCGTGACAACCTGCTCTTCAAGATGAGCGAGAACGACTGGGACACCGTCATGAACGTCCACCTGCGCGGTGCGTTCCTGATGTCGAAGGCCTGTCAGAAGTACATGGTGGAGGCCAAGTTCGGCCGCATCGTCAACCTCTCCAGCAGCTCGGCGCTGGGCAACCGCGGTCAGGTCAACTACTCGGCCGCCAAGGCCGGTCTCCAGGGCTTCACCAAGACCCTGGCCATCGAGCTCGGCAAGTTCGGCGTCACCGCCAACGCCGTCGCCCCCGGTTTCATCGTCACCGAGATGACCGCCCAGACGGCCGCGCGCGTGGGCATGGGCTTCGAGGACTTCCAGGCCGCCGCTGCCACCCAGATCCCGGTGCAGCGCGTCGGCCGCCCGGACGACATCGCCAACGCGATCGCCTTCTTCACGGGCGAGGCCGCCGGCTTCGTCTCCGGCCAGGTCATGTACGTGGCCGGCGGCCCGCTCAACTGACGAGAGGCAGGCGCAGCACATGACGGACAGCAGCACGCAGAGGGCGGCGGACAGCGGCAAGGTCGCGCTGATCACCGGAGGCAGCCGGGGCATCGGCTACGGCATCGCCGAGGCGCTCGTCGCCCGCGGGGACCGGGTGTGCATCACGGGGCGCAACGAGGACGCGCTCAAGGAGGCCGTCGAGGCGCTCGGCGCGGACCGGGTGATCGGCGTGGCGGGCAAGGCGCACGACGAGGCCCACCAGGCCGTCGCGGTCGAGCGGACGATGGAGGCCTTCGGGCGCGTCGACTTCCTGGTCAACAACGCGGGCACCAACCCGGTCTTCGGTCCGATCGCGGACCTGGACCTCGGTGTGGCGCGCAAGGTCTTCGAGACCAACGTGATCTCGGCGCTCGGATTCGCCCAGCGGACCTGGCACGCCTGGCAGAAGGACAACGGCGGCGCGATCGTGAACATCGCGTCCATCGCCGGCGTCTCCGCCTCGCCCTTCATCGGCGCGTACGGGATGAGCAAGGCCGCCATGGTCAACCTCACCCTCCAGCTCGCCCACGAGATGGCGCCCGGGGTCAGGGTCAACGCGATCGCCCCCGCGGTGGTCAAGACGAAGTTCGCGCAGGCGCTCTACGAGGGCCGCGAGCAGGAGGCCGCGGCGGCCTACCCGCTCGGCCGTCTGGGGCTCCCGGAGGACATCGGCGGGGCGGCGGCTTTTCTTACATCTGCACAAGCGGAATGGATCACAGGCCAAACTCTCGTCGTTGACGGGGGAATGTTCCTCAATGCCGGAGTGCACTGATCGATAATCGGACGCATTTGCCTCCCGAGGGGAGGCAAATGCGTACCTAACGTGCACGAAATCGGTCAAGTGCCACATGAAACCTGCCCATTGGATTTGTGAGGCACTGAGGTAGGGTCTGCCGCACCCCTGGCTGATCGAGGAGCGTGCACGTGTTCATCCGGACCAGATGCCTGCAGATCACTGCAGCCCTTGCGTCCATATCCCTGCTCGCCGGATGCGGTCTGCTTTCGGACGACAGCAGCGACGCCGCGAAGAGAATCGTCGTCGGCACGACGAGCGCCCCGAGCACCCTCGATCCCGCCGCCGCCTGGGACGGCTCCTGGGAGCTGTACCGGAACGTCTACCAGACCCTGCTGGCATTCCCGACGGGCGCCACCAAGCCCCAGCCCGACGCGGCCCAGAGCTGCGAGTTCACGGATTCCGGGAACGAGTCGTTCCGCTGCGTCCTGAAGAAGGGCCTGAAGTTCTCGAACGGCGAGCCGCTCGACGCCAAGGCGGTCAAGCACTCCCTCGACCGGATCCGGACGATCAACTCGCAGACGGGCCCCAAGGACCTCTTCGGCAGCCTGGACAAGATCGAGACCCCGGACGCGCTGACGGTCGTCTTCCACCTGAAGACCCCGGACGCCACCTTCCCCTTCGTCCTCGGCTCGCCGGCCGCCTCGCTGGTCGCGCCCAAGGAGTACCCGGCCGACAAGGTCCGCGAGGACGGCAAGATCACCGGGTCCGGCCCGTTCGTGCTCGACTCGTACAAGGAGGGCGGCGAGGCGGTCCTCGGCAAGAACGCCTCCTACAACGGCTTCGCGAACCCGCGCAACGACGGCGTCACGATCCGCTACTTCGCGGACTCCACCAAGATGGTCGCCGCGCTCAAGGCCAAGGAGATCGACGCCACCTACCGCGGTCTGTCGGCCCCCGAGATCAAGGACCTCCAGACCCCCGCCTCGCACGCGCAGGGCGTCCAGGTCGTCGAGAACGTCGGCGCCGAGATCCGCTACCTGGTCTTCAACCCCAAGGACCCGCAGGTCGCCAAGCCGGCGGTGCGCCAGGCCATCGCCCAGATCATCGACCGCGGCGCCATCGTCTCCAAGGTCTACCAGGGCACCGCCGAGCCGCTGTACTCGATGGTCCCCAAGGGGGTCGTGGGCCACAAGACGCCGTTCTACGACAAGTACGGCCAGGCCGACGTCAAGAAGGCCCAGAAGATCCTCAAGGACGCCGGGATCACCCAGCCCGTCGAGCTGACCTTCTGGTACACCACCGACCGCTACGGCGCCTCCACCGCCGACGAGTTCACCGAGCTCAAGCGCCAGCTGGACGAGAGCAACCTGTTCAAGGTCACCCTCCGCGGCCAGCCCTGGAAGGTGTTCCAGGTCGGCTACAAGAACGGCGAGTACCCGGTCTTCGGCCGAGGCTGGTTCCCCGACTTCCCGGACCCGGACAACTTCATCGCGCCGTTCGTCGGCAAGGAGAACGCGGTCGGCACCCCGTACGAGCCCAACGAGATCCTCAACGACCTGCTGCCCAAGTCCCGCCGCGAGAGCGACCGCTCGGCCGGCGTGCGCGAGTTCGAGCAGGCCCAGCAGATCTTCGCCGAGGACGTACGGCTGCTCCCGCTGTGGCAGGGCAAGCTGTACGTCGCCGCCCGCGAGGACATCGCGGGCGCCGAGCGGGCGCTCGACCCGCAGACCGCCATGCAGATGTGGGAGCTGTACCGCAAGACCAGCTGGTAGCCCTGCGTACCCCGCCGTACCCACGCCGCATCCGCGGGAGCCTCCGGGCGCCCGCGGATGCGGCGTTGTCAGTGGCCCCCGGTAGGTTCTGAGCTGTTGCACCGCGCAGTCGCGCGACACTTGTACCGGAGGTTGTAGACGTGACCCAGATGCTGCCCGAGTCCTGGCTCCCCGTCCTCGGCGACGAGCTGGAGAAGCCCTACTTCAACGAGCTCACCGAGTTCGTCGAGAAGGAGCGGGCGAACGGGCCGGTCTACCCGCCCCGGGAGCAGGTCTTCGCCGCCCTGGAAGCCACCCCGTTCGACCGGGTGAAGGTCCTCGTCCTCGGCCAGGACCCGTACCACGGCGCCGGCCAGGGCCACGGGCTGTGCTTCTCGGTGCGGCCCGGGGTCAAGACCCCGCCCTCCCTGCGCAACATCTACAAGGAGATGCACGCGGAGCTGGGCACCCCCATCCCGGACAACGGGTACCTGATGCCCTGGGCCGAGCAGGGCGTCCTGCTGCTCAACGCGGTCCTCACCGTCCGTGAGGCCGAGCCCAACTCGCACAAGGGCAAGGGCTGGGAGAAGTTCACCGACGCGGTCATCCGCGCCGTGGCCGACCGCCCCGACCCGGCCGTCTTCGTCCTGTGGGGCGCCTACGCCCAGAAGAAGCTCCCGCTGATCGACGAGGAGCGGCACGTCGTCGTCAAGGGCGCCCACCCCTCCCCGCTGTCGGCCAAGAAGTTCTTCGGCTCCCGGCCCTTCACGCAGATCAACGAGGCCGTCGCGGCGCAGGGCCATGAGCCGATCGACTGGACGATCCCGGACCTGGGCTGACGCCCCACCGCGCCTCGGTGCCAGAACCGGCGCCTCCGGCTAGCGTCGTGACGACCGGACCGGAGCGGGTCCGGCAGAGCGAGCCGGAGGCCGCCGTGACGGAGCAGCAGGAGGCGTCGGAGGACGCCGTCATGACCAGGATCGGCCAGGCCGTCATCCTGCTGCACGCCGGTGACCGCGAGGAGGCCCGCAACCGCCTCGGCGAGATCTGGACCGAGATCGCCGAGGACGGCGACTCCCTCCACCGCTGCACGCTCGCGCACTACATGGCCGACGCGCAGGACGACCCCGCCGACGAACTGGCCTGGGACCTGCGGGCCCTGACCGCCGCCGACGGGGTGGGGCCGGGGTCGCGGGACGGGCTGCCGGCGCAGCACGAGCCCCATCCGGCCGTGCGGGTGTTCTACCCGTCGCTGCACCTCAACCTGGCCGCCGACTACGTCAAGCTCCAGCGGCCCGAGGCGGCGCGACTGCACCTGGCCCGGGCCCGGGCCGCCACCGGGGCGCTGTCCGATGACGGGTACGGGAACGGCGTACGGGCCGCCATCGCCCGGCTGGAGCGGCGCCTGGCCGGGGAGCCGCCCCGGGGCCCCCGGCCGTTCCCGGAGCAGCACCCCTAGGCCGTGCCTTTCGGATCATGACGGGCCCGGGCCGCCCGCCCTGATCCGAAGGACACGACCTAGGGACCGTGCACGCCCGCGCAGATGCGGGCCTCCGGGCTGTCCGGGTGCCAGCGTCCGTGCCGGCGCCCCAGCGCGCAGACGTCGGCGGGCCGGACCGACAGCTCTTTCATCAGCTCGCGCGG
Protein-coding sequences here:
- a CDS encoding HipA family kinase, which encodes MLSEVIATRYVTPLREGGSLPGIVEADDLGTYVMKFTGAGQGRKTLVAEVVCGRLAQRLGLRVPRLVQMQLDPVIGLGEPDQEVQELLKASGGLNLGMDYLPGSIGFDPLAYQVDPAEAGRVVWFDALINNVDRSWRNPNMLVWHGDLWLIDHGATMIWHHNWPTAQSAAAKPYNASDHVLAPVGPDIAAAAAALAPLVTRELLDEVVADVPDEWLVDEPGFDSTDALRRAYVDVLLPRAATIHERISMEAEVKPRSGPPGWLADRLDPRPRKNKSDNE
- a CDS encoding isochorismatase family protein; translation: MPELDPATTALLTVECQNGVVGEESALPELAKEARDSGMLGRVAALVGAAHAAGVQVLHAVAERRPDGLAANDNARLFRAAGKLPVRQLSGSAAVEVAAPIEVAGNDLVVRRLHGLSPIAGTDVDALLRNLGIRTLVVTGVSSNIAIPNTVFDAVNLGYRVVIPSDAIAGVPAAYTAEVIRNALALVATVTTTEALLAQWAPA
- the fabG gene encoding 3-oxoacyl-ACP reductase FabG → MSTTEQRVAIVTGAARGIGAATAVRLAAEGRAVAVLDLDEAACKDTVEAITAAGGKALAVGCDVSDAAQVEAAVERVASTLGAPTILVNNAGVLRDNLLFKMSENDWDTVMNVHLRGAFLMSKACQKYMVEAKFGRIVNLSSSSALGNRGQVNYSAAKAGLQGFTKTLAIELGKFGVTANAVAPGFIVTEMTAQTAARVGMGFEDFQAAAATQIPVQRVGRPDDIANAIAFFTGEAAGFVSGQVMYVAGGPLN
- a CDS encoding DUF3037 domain-containing protein, which translates into the protein MTKRDVFEYALVRVVPRMERGECFNAGVIVYCRARSYVAARTHLDEAKLLALDPKADVPGVRAALRAVEGVCSGGELAGQAAGDDAGRRFRWLIAPRSTVVQPGPVHTGLTADPEAEVERLLDLLVR
- a CDS encoding uracil-DNA glycosylase codes for the protein MLPESWLPVLGDELEKPYFNELTEFVEKERANGPVYPPREQVFAALEATPFDRVKVLVLGQDPYHGAGQGHGLCFSVRPGVKTPPSLRNIYKEMHAELGTPIPDNGYLMPWAEQGVLLLNAVLTVREAEPNSHKGKGWEKFTDAVIRAVADRPDPAVFVLWGAYAQKKLPLIDEERHVVVKGAHPSPLSAKKFFGSRPFTQINEAVAAQGHEPIDWTIPDLG
- a CDS encoding ABC transporter substrate-binding protein, producing MFIRTRCLQITAALASISLLAGCGLLSDDSSDAAKRIVVGTTSAPSTLDPAAAWDGSWELYRNVYQTLLAFPTGATKPQPDAAQSCEFTDSGNESFRCVLKKGLKFSNGEPLDAKAVKHSLDRIRTINSQTGPKDLFGSLDKIETPDALTVVFHLKTPDATFPFVLGSPAASLVAPKEYPADKVREDGKITGSGPFVLDSYKEGGEAVLGKNASYNGFANPRNDGVTIRYFADSTKMVAALKAKEIDATYRGLSAPEIKDLQTPASHAQGVQVVENVGAEIRYLVFNPKDPQVAKPAVRQAIAQIIDRGAIVSKVYQGTAEPLYSMVPKGVVGHKTPFYDKYGQADVKKAQKILKDAGITQPVELTFWYTTDRYGASTADEFTELKRQLDESNLFKVTLRGQPWKVFQVGYKNGEYPVFGRGWFPDFPDPDNFIAPFVGKENAVGTPYEPNEILNDLLPKSRRESDRSAGVREFEQAQQIFAEDVRLLPLWQGKLYVAAREDIAGAERALDPQTAMQMWELYRKTSW
- a CDS encoding SDR family oxidoreductase, which gives rise to MTDSSTQRAADSGKVALITGGSRGIGYGIAEALVARGDRVCITGRNEDALKEAVEALGADRVIGVAGKAHDEAHQAVAVERTMEAFGRVDFLVNNAGTNPVFGPIADLDLGVARKVFETNVISALGFAQRTWHAWQKDNGGAIVNIASIAGVSASPFIGAYGMSKAAMVNLTLQLAHEMAPGVRVNAIAPAVVKTKFAQALYEGREQEAAAAYPLGRLGLPEDIGGAAAFLTSAQAEWITGQTLVVDGGMFLNAGVH